ATCAAGTTCGATCCCGCTGATGCGCGTGCCGATGCGTCCGTCTTGCGGCAGGCGCCGCTCGGCGATGTCCATGCCGGCGATGAGTTTCAGGCGCGAAGCCACCGCATCGAAGCGCGAACGCGGCAGCACCAGACGGCGCTGCAGCACACCGTCGATGCGGTAACGGATTTCGAATTCAGTTTCTTTGGGTTCGNNNNNNNNNNCAAGGCCTGAGCAAGCGTGTTGGACACCAGTTCGACAACCGGCGCTTCTTCGGCCAGTTCGCGCAAGTGCGCCACATCGCCGTCGTAATCGCGCCCTTCGTTGGAGAGCGCACGGCGCACCACGTCGATCATCAGGTCAAGATCACGCGCACGCACCAGCCACCACTGCGTCTGGCCGTTGAAGCTGGCCGCGATGGTTTCCTGCAACAATGGCAGCAGCGGATCGCGGCAGACGCAGTTCAACGTGCCCGCATCATCAATCCAGGTCAGC
This Candidatus Hydrogenedentota bacterium DNA region includes the following protein-coding sequences:
- a CDS encoding type II secretion system protein; the encoded protein is LTWIDDAGTLNCVCRDPLLPLLQETIAASFNGQTQWWLVRARDLDLMIDVVRRALSNEGRDYDGDVAHLRELAEEAPVVELVSNTLAQAL